In the Leishmania major strain Friedlin complete genome, chromosome 16 genome, TACCTTTTCATAACTTTTCCGAAAAGAAGATGAAGCGaagaaacgagagagaaagagggagcgcGCGCGGGTGACTGCTCGCGTTAGCTCTGCCCATGGAAGGCGTGATGACTGGGATCTCGCTTCATCTGTGCCTGATGAGCAACGACAGGGGTGCGCGcaaggaaagggagagcgaaggcggcaACCAACTCCCACACCGGTACACCGAAATAGGCACCGATCCGCTGGTACGCACACGACTGCACACGTGCAACGACGCAACCACGCACACCGGGTCCATCTATCAACCGCGTGTCAGCTGCCACCCCGAAATCACGGCGGTTGTGCTACGCGTCTGCTCCGTTCTTCTGCAGCTTCCCTTCATCGACTCAGTCCACccgcctgcgcgcgcagacggGGGCCGGAGGCGACGATGTAAAgcacagagcgagagagagagagagagagagaggggggcatatacacacgcacgcacatgtgAGTAGAAGTGAGCGGGATGACAGTGACAGTGATGAGAGCGTGGTCAGCCGGTCTTAGTAGTTCAGCTTCGTGCGgcgccagtggcggcgcTTCTCGTTCCACTTGATGCGGTTGCCCGTGCGAAGGCGAATCCAGTACGGCACCGGCTTGTTCTGGTTCATCTTCTTCGCGTACTTCTTCTTCACAGCAAGGGGCTTGAAGCGGCCCATGATTGCGCAGTGGAGGGaatgagtgtgtgtgtgtgtgtgtgctgtagACGGGAAGGTTGGGTCGGTGGGGCGTTGCTGAAGTGGTGATGGGCCGctacgcagacacacacgcacaacagcagcagtagcgtAGATAcggctctcgctctctgttcCCCGGATGAGttgacgtgtgtgtgtttgtgtgtgtgtgtgcaggtgttGTAGAGCGGCAGGGGATGAGCGGGAGGGAAGCGAAGGAGGGAGGTGATGCAGACAAGAGTCCAATATATATACCGCGCCACATTGCGGAAATAGGGAGGCCGatgaggaggggtgggggaaggcCGCAAATAATAGGCGGCtacgtgcacgtgcggctgccgctgctctgaATTCCCGCTACCGCACAAGgcgagagggaaggaggagaggggcgtCTGCAAAACGTGTGAGGTGCGGCGCACGGAGAGGGCTGCATCGGCGTGTTGGGCGTCGAGGGGTGCGCGTGAGGGCTGTCGCCccgcgtgcgcatgtgcagacgctcgtgcgccgccgacgcctgCAGCTTGGATCTCACTTGGGTCCACATCCTTGTTCTGTTGGTGCTCTGCAAAGCCCAACCCAACATCCAACACGAATACAGCCAGACAACACACAgtcaccccctcccctctgccctgccctgcacgcgcgccatCTTATAGAAGGCCACGCGCGTAAGCTCGGACGGCCATGCAAGGCTTGAGCGAGAGAAGacgaaagagaaagagggcggAGAAGCACAGACACTCTTACTCTAACTGGCACATCCGAGGCAAGTGACACCgccccgcacgcacacacgtacacgccgCCCTacgagaggggggggaggaagtgGAACGGAGAAGGGAAATCGTGGGCGGACGGGCACCGACGTGCAAAAACCACACGTAAGAGAGgaaaccaccaccacaccagCCACGCACGCCGCATCTCCAGCACatcgggggtggggtggggcgcATCTCGACCCCTCTGCACGCCTTTCGGTTGCGCCGCGAATCAGCTTCTCCCTGTCACCTCAAAGGATGTGGAGGGCAGTGGAGGGTCCCCCACCTGGCCGCTTGCAAGGGATCGCAAGAGGGGACAACGATAAGCGCGCCTGCTGATGATGAGCGGCTCCCTCATGTGGGCGCCAGGTCTTTACAGCACCTGCACATTGTCACTTACCAAGCGCAACTGCTGGCTGAAGGGCACCGCGTTGCCGTTCTGGGTCgacaccacctccaccacaTTAACGTGCGCGATGCTGACCTGTGAAGAGAGGGCAACGCGGATTGGGAAGAAGAGCtcctcgccgctggcgccgtggTCACTGTCCGCGACGATCTCAATGTTGCCGCTCGTATTTTGGTGACCATCCACGACGTCGATCGTCCAGATCACGTGCTGGCCGTCCACCGCCTGGTACGTGCCTGTTGACGGCTGCACATCTTGCAGGCTGGCACCGTAGAGGGGGATGACCAAGCGCacgggctgcagcggccgcgtgTTCGGGTCGGCCACCTCGTACTCGATCGTAATGCTGCTAGACTCCGGCCAGCACGTGAAGTTAATCGGAGCGGTGACGGAGGAGTTGGAGAGACGCCATCGTAGAATGGTGAccggctgctgcaccggaAACGGCTTGCCGTCCGCCATGGTGAGCACCTGGTCGCTGGCAAACAGCGTCTTGTTCACcttggcgtgcgcgcggaACGTGAAGGCGTCGCTCACCGGTGCCAACATGAGCTTGATGTGGTCCTGCTGCGGGTCTGCCACGAGGACGGTGAGCTCACCCTTGATGTCTATCGGCGTCGGCTCGCCCTCACGCTGCAGCGTTGCGCTCATCTTCTCTTCAACGGTAATGTTcaccgcctcctgcggcACCATAGCAACCGGTAGCTCCACTGCGTTACGCCCCATCGCCACCGGGTCACTCGCCTCACCAAGCGCGTCAGGCGCCTGCGATGCTGTGATGCCCATCTCCTTCTGGATCTTGCTGGTGATGTCGGTCTTGCGTGCCTTGCCAAGGCACATGCCGcttcgcggcgctgccgccatcttAAGGGGGGCGGATGTGTGCGAGCTGATCGTCGCCGAAGGCGCCGGGTACGTCGTCTCCATGCCACCAACGCCGCCGGTGTACAGGCTCATGTTGCCGCccgcggcagagctgctgccgaagcCGCCGTAGTTCGGGTCATCAGAGCTGATGCCGCCGTACATGCCACCAGTCGGGCCGCCGCCAGCCATGCGTTGCTCGCGCAtcttgcgcgcgtgctcaGCCGTAAtcttcttcgcctctgcaatttgccgctgcttctcctcgaGCGCCATGCGCTCCTCGTACGAGTCCATCTCGAGGTACACGCGAATCTGCTCCACGGTGCTGTTCTCGCGCTTCCCGCACACCACTACCTCGTCGAGGGCGAAGAACACCTCGAAGGAGTGCGCTTCCAGCGAGGCCTCCGTGATGCCCTCTGGCACGTACTCGGGAATCAGCCGACCCATGAGATGCAGCGTGGCCAGGTCCTCGACGATGTTGCTCTTCGTTGTCGTGACCAACACCAGGAAAAGTTCCTCGATGGGCTGGTAGACGTAGCGCACCGTGCCAGCGTCGATGTACGTGACCTGCTTGCTCATCGACGACTCGAGCAGCCGCGGAAAGGCGGAGAGAAGACCTTCGATGCGGACGCGGCTAATGTCCGTGAACTGACGCGCGAGCACGATGCGGCCCTGCTTGTTTACAACTCCGGCAGAGATGACGGTCATCTTCGCGACAGCCTGCAACCAGGGCGGGATGTGCGATACAGGAGAGAGACCGAGAGAAAGGAATGCAACagcgaaggggggggggaggaggaggagagaggcgtTAGCCCATCtgatgacgacggcgatgatgTGGGCGCTGCCAACGAAAAAACAACAAGAAAGGAGGAAGTGATAGCAAGCAAAAAAGGGAAGTTGATGCGATGCACGGCTGCGACGAATGCTGCGGACCCGTCGTTGTTATTGCACCCCCACATGCAAGCGTGCACatgtggtggcggtggacaAGGGAAGCGAaaagtggtggtggtgtgtgtgtgggggggggaagggagaggaggggcaggggaaagagaagagcaCACCAAGGATATAAACACGTAGGGAGAGGAGGCTATGCATGGGGTGAGCTGCCTGCTCTTACCTTAACGGCACGGCACGCCACGCTTCCTCCCTTCGCTTTCACCATCGACAAGGGCCATGCGCACACAGGCGCCCTTGCCTTCCATCCGAAAGGAGAGCGGCGGCTCGCACCGTGCATCAGGGTGGAGGGTGGGTTGGTGGGGTGGCGAGAGacggagacagagagagagagaggcgactTGCCCCATCTCTGAGCCCATCGACTTTGACACAGACCTCGTCTTGAACTCTGCCTTGCCATGATGCGGATGCCGCACGtcagcccctcctcccccctcctccccccccccccccaccgGCTTGCCCCTTCGCTAagctgcccctccctccctccctcccatcGACTGTTTCAAttctgtttcttttttttttctttaGGGGCGCCTTCGTGGCTTGCTCGCTGTGCGGACAACGTCCCCTTCACTTTCAAGCATATACGTCTACATGAGCACACAAAGCCATAGGGCATGCCTCTCCCACGCGACCTAGAGGGGGCGGGAGCGGGAGCGAGAGACGCGATATtagaggcgctgcgcctcttctctcgacgccgacggcaAACACGTAGGCTAAACACATGAAAGACGGGGGCGGGCGAGACAAACAAGCCCCCTTTCGTCGtctttcctcctcccctcttcggtgtcgtcgccggcgtggcgCCTCAGCTACACGGTCGGAGACGGTGGCTCGCCGTTGGACATGACTGGCTCCGTCGCGGCGCAGAGGATGGCGCCGCCCTCCAGCGTAGTGTGCGGCGAGGATGGACCACTCGATTGCAAGCGCATCTGCAACAGCGACTGTGCCAGCTCATCATCGgctcgctgctcctcgtAGCTGCGgagtggcagcggtggtggcagggtgGAGGCGTGGCGGCAACTCGGAGGGCCACTGCTACCCTCGTGACTGTGCGCAGCTGCCATCACCGTGGGCGTGCTCGCATAGGTCAGCTTTTGATCTGCCGCGCCGTCTTGCGCGTTCTCCGTGGCGGCCACCGCGGGCATGAACGTCGCCACAACAGCCGTCTTCTGCCCGGTGTTGTCCGGCACGACTCTGGAAAGATCGTTCGTGGACACGgtcgccgccgtgcgcagcCCACTGTTCACGCttggcggcaccgcggcggaggcCTGCGTTGGCGATACATCATGACCGTCCATCAGCTGCGTGTGCATGGGGTGAAGCGCTTCACCCTTGCCTTGATTGaagtcgtcgctgtcgttgcGAGGTGGGCTtcgtgcagccgcaccgccgtcactgCTGTAGTGATCCGCCATGTCATCGTACCTGTACTCGCCGACGTACTCGTCGTCCATGTCGAGGTTTCTGTACACACTCGCATCCTCCTCAAACCATGTCATACCACGGTCCCAGTATCGCTCCACCACGAAGTCTGTGTTCTTCATCGCTCGCAGCTCAGCCGCGGCGTTGATGACTGCGAGCCGCTGGTGCTTCGGCTGGTAGCGCATGGTCAGCCCCGGCTTACGTGGCAAAAGATGGCTCAGGAAGGGGTTCCGCGTGGTGTCGAACAGAACCTGCTGCAGTGTGACGTTCTCGTAGCGGTCGAGGgcaccctcctcctgcacggCGCTGTTGCGGGTGTTGGGactgcgtcgctgctccgctgcgtcGTCTTCGCTCTCGTGCAGGTTGTCGGAGCCGGCATACACgtgagagggggaggcgccggcgggcGCAACGCTAGCCGACGAGGATGGGGGTGATGCGTAGACGTTCGTGCCTGCGTTGCCGCCGGACACCTCCGCGGCGTGCTTGGGCGGGAATCTCCGTAGCGGCGTCGTGACTGTCGGCGCCGACgtcgcctgctgcaccgcttccTGGCTGTAGAAGTGATGGGCGTTCTGTGCGAAGTGTCGCACGTtcgccagcgacgccgtccaCTTGCGGGTCTGCACGTAGACGTAAATTGTCAGCCCCACTCCTATGCCCAGCGCCAGCGAGCACATGACAACGCCGCCTTTGTGGGCGCGGAGGCTCATGAGGAGCACGCCACACGCCTCGGAAAAGCAGTACAGCCACATGACGCAGCGGATGACctgcgctgccacgccgAAGTCGGTGCAGTCGTGCGCGGGGGACAGGGTGGGGCGATAGCGGTCGCACTGCTTTGCGCGCTGACTCCAGTAGCGCACAAAGAAGTagcagacgacgaggaggccgagcagcggcgctgtcaTGTGGAAGAGAAGGCCCATGGACAGCACCATCAAGTCGAAGCTGAGCAGCCGCGGGAACTCGAACTCGcaggggagaaagagggcgTCGTAGTTGCGCTGGATGTGCGCCTGCCCGCGGAAGAGCAGCACTTTCAGCATCCCTACGGGGTCAAGCAGGTCAACCCACGTGGAGAGGCACGTGGCGGTGATGACCTTGGCGTAGAAGTAGCCGTTGCTGGGCGAAATGCAGGAGACGAAGAAGTTGATGATGGCGTCGTGGTCGGAGTTGGCGAGGAGGTCTGCGAGGCGGCTCACAGCACCTTGGAAGGCGGCCTGAAAGATGACAGCCGTGACGACCATGAAGATGTACTGCATGTAGAGCTGGCCACCGTCGCACTCGGTGCGGTTGAAGGCGCCCATCGCGCGGACCAGGAAACGGATAATATGCGGCAGGGCAATGTTgaggagggcgagcgcgCCGACGGGCAGGTAGGCATTGATCAGCGACCTCATCCACTTCGGCAGTTCGGAGTACTTTCGCAGCACCGCTATGCTTGAAATCTCCGACAGTTGCTCCAGCGAGCCCAAGATACTGATTGGGATGGACCAGGtcaggaggaggacgacgtACAGCAGAAAGATGAGGACGAAGCGCAACCAGAGCGAGCAGCGGCCGGCGGTGAGACTGCTCTGGAAGATGCGGCCCGGCGGCCCGGCAATGGTGGCGGTCAAAGACGAGAAGAGGCCCCCAAAACGAGCCGTGAAGAGCTGCGTGAACTCGTGTGCGCACAGCGAGTCCTTGAAGACGACGaaggcagcgccggcgacttgctgctgcggcacccgcTCCAGCGCCATGTTCATGTCGCGCACACGGCGGAAGAAGACGGCCTCGTAGTACGGCACGGCCGGCATCTTGTCGCAGCAGGCTGGAAACGGGGCGCGCATCATCAACACGGCGTCTCTCCCGTCGTCTGCATGGCTGTCGTGCCTCGCTGCCACGTCGTCAAAGGTGATATCACCGTTGCTCACCACCACGCTTGCCGTTCGCCCTGGAAAGAGCCGAGCATTGCTGAGGCTGCGGTGGCCTCGCCACACCGTGGCCGATGCCCGTGTCTCGTGCCGCAGCAtccggcgacgccgcagcgccttctCGTCCGCGATGGCCTCCTGCAAGTTGGCCATGGCCGCCTCCGTTGCTGCGATGATTTCAAGCGTTCCGAGCGGCGGTTCACGTGTGATCAAAATCTGCTCCACATTCTCCGGCTCCGTGAAGGCGGCGTCGGATCGGCGAACCACGTAGTAGTGCATGCGAGCGGTGGAGAAGAGGCAGTTCAGCCCTGGACAGTCGCACACAACGTAGCTGGATTCACTGTCACTCTCCCCATTAAAGCCGTTGCTCTTGCCGAGCCGCGCTGGTGGATCGCCCGTGCCCTCGCCACACCGCCGCTGGGCTCCGCTGCCGGGACTtgttgccgccgtcgccgccagcgagTTCGccgcggagggggagggcgacgCGTTCGGGAAGTAGACAGAGAGCCGAAGAAATGCTTCCCGAAATGCGTGGTCGGTGCAGACGTCGGTCGAGTCGAGCCCACGAACGCACACGACACGGTAGCCGAGCGCGTGGCGCATCTGGTTCGCCATCACGGCCTCCGCGTACTTCCCCACTTTCTTGAGGTACAGGAGAGTGAGGGAGACGAGAACTACGCAGAAGCAGAGGTTTAgcatccccacccccatccaCCGCTGGCTGCGTGGGCTAATGTTCAGCACCGTCAAGTCGTAGAGGCCGTGCAGCGCCACTACGCCGCAGCCgaggccgtcgccgcggtaGTAGCAGTACGGCTTGCGCAGCTCGCACCCTGTCGCGTTGTTGTCCTGGCTTTTGCAGTCGTGGATGTCGCGCTGGATGAGGGTGCGCTCCATGTAATTATCTTTCTGCGCGATCACCATGATCCACACGGTGAAGAGTTCGCCGAGGAACatgagggagaagaagaacTTTAGGGTGAAGAGGtagacggcgacgaggggGTCGACGGCGGTCTTGGGCAACGCTTGCAAGGACGCCGTCTCGCCGTCTGAGGTGCCGGGTAAGCTTCTCCGGCTCCATGACTCTTCCAGGGCGCCGTAAGACCGCAGTGAGGGTCTGTGTCGGGGAGAGAAGTCCGGTAAGCCCGCTGCGGCTGAGGCTCCGtctccgccgcagcgctctgACCCTGGCTGAGCAGCGAGACTCCCGTTTCGGCGGCGATGCACGGGGTAGGACGGCGCCTGCAGTGGTACGAAGGACCGATCGCTCGTCTGCCGCGTCGGTAGCGTGGGGGTCTGGTAGTGCACCGGCGATAGAGCGCTGTATTTGCGGTCGCGTAGCGAGGGCTCCTCGATGCTGATCCAGTCTTGCCACGTAGGCCGCACGAAGAAGGTGGAGAGGTACGGTAGGCTGATGCCAAGCCGCTTGCGTCGCGTGACGGAGTGGCCATGGCTGCCGTGCGGGTGTACCGTGTGCTCTGCGAAGACGATTTCAGTGagcggcgaagacggcgacggcgataCATTGAACAAGTCTCCCTGCGTCacacgccgcgccgccgcgacggctgCCGCAGAGGCAGCTCTAGTGAGCGGCGCTGGCTCTAAGGTATGGTTCGGTCGATAGAACCGCTTGATCCACAGGATGGGGGTGTAGCTGAGGAATGCCATGCACCCACCAAGCACGACGAGCAAGATGCCGCCGGCGATGAACGATAAGTAGATACCCTGGTCATCGTACTTGGCAtcgggggggagggagctTGGGATGTTCATGGTGGGAAGCTAACGACGTTGGTTTGCGTTGCCCGGGGCTGCACGTTCACGCGACGGACGAGtgcacaacacacacagtgagacagacagacggaCGGACACGGGCGATCACATGGGGGTGTAGATATGCAAAGTCtggggaggtgtgtgtgtgtgtgtgtgtgtgtgtgtgtgtgtgtgtgtgtgtatgtcaggacgacgaggaagcACACGCGGAAAGAGGGAGTGGGGTAAGAAGCCAATGGCTGCGCACGATTAAAGGGAAAACGAATGGGCGATACGGGCAACAGCACGTGTGACGGTGATGGGCGTATGGGCAGAGGTtggcagagaggggggggagctGGATCGGGTGTGCCGACGtaaggagagagggacagaAAGCCGAGGCGGCTGCAGATACCTATACCGTAGagcgcgtgtacgtgtgaCGGTGCATCCCATGTGGGGTACTTACGAACGgaagtgtgcgtgtgtgcgcgcgcttgtgAGGATGGAGAGAATTAGGGATGAGGAGTCGGTGTGCACGGAGAGGGAGTCCGCCAGCGCAACGGcccaccccacacacgcacgcgacCGTGGGGATTGCAGAAGGAAAACCAACAGGAGAGGCACAAGAGTGACAGGGATGACGGCGACACGAGTACGAATGAGGagacggacacacacacacacacacagacacgcacacagacaagaCGACGGGCAGTGCGTCGCTGCGGTTCAGCAGAAAGTGGTGGAGATCCTGCAAGATCGTGATGgcggtggggggagagggagggggggggagttgCGGGTAGACAACGACACTTcagacgcacagagagagagagggaagtgagggtggcggcgatgccgtcGCGTGCCGtcgtacacgcgcacatgcgtatgcatacacacacctacCCTACCGCCGTGACtcgagagggagaagcaaggtggtgggtggggtgggtggggcactgctgctgctactggcTTGAGGGCACTCCTCAACTaagcgagagggagggcacGTGTGTGGCTGGGTTGCTTTTGAGAGGTTGCTTGTGTTGCTTTCTTGGTTCTCCCGGTTTTGGTTTGGATACATGGTTGACGGCTGTGCGCGATGATGCCGcctgtgcttgcgtgtgctctctcgctctcgctctatCCGTGAGAGTAAGCCAGATCACACAGAGGACCGACTCGATGTCCGTGGCAACTCCACGCCAACGCGACCCTCACGCGGGGTGAACAGGCACATCCATgagcgcagacacacagaagAGCACACGCTCACTGGAGGGCAAAGGGTGTTCCACCGCCGCGAAAACTGTACATGCCCTCGCTGCATGCAGAGCATGAGAGAAGGAGACGGGGTAGGGTAGGGACGAGAAACCAAACAGGCGAGAAGGGGGCATACACGAAGGACAGGAGACATGGGGTCCATCCGACACGGTCACTGCTGCGGTTGCTTCTCCTCACAGCTGATACGTTACATGCTTCGCATGCGTCTTGGCTGCCTccgacaccgccgtcgtTTTTTCCTTCAAGGAGCTCttcagcggctgcgcaggggagatggagaggggcgccgcggctgcagcggcatcggACGGGGACAGGGCCGCCATCACACCGGTGCCATCCGCGGCTtggcgatgctgcagctggagtTGCGGCGGCTGCTCGCAGTAATGTGCGTCCAACTCTGCAGGCGCTTCTTCGACGCTCACGGACCGCGAGTcggctgcaggagacgaCCCCGCCGTCCCCGTCTCTGATATCGCCATCGACGCCTGGAATACTGCAGcgggcgacgacgatgccgacATCAGTGTCGGCGCCTCTCCTTCGCCACAGTCCACTACCACCGCGTACTTGGACGGATGCCCCTCGATGTTGCCAAATGGGGCGACGAGCGCTATGAAGGCGTCAAGGCCGCGCACGACATGACCGatgcagcagtggcggccgTTGAAGGCGCGCTCATGCGCCGCCGAGGTGGTGATGAAGAACTGGGACCCGTTCGAGTTGGGGCCGTTGTTCGCCATGGAAACGAGCCCGATTTCGTTATGGCGTCGCTTCTTGAATTCATCCGGCAGCCAAGTGcggccagcgctgctgtaGCTGTTCGTGCCGCCAGGCTTCACGCGCATGGTGATGTCACCCCCCTGCACGCAGTAAGAGGGTATGATCTTGTGGAAATACGTGCCGCAGTAGCTAGGGGTGAGGCCTTGGAAGCAGTACACCTGCCCCTGCCGCGTTGACGACTGCCCGTTACAGAGGCGGCGAAAGTTTGCGCAGAGCTGCGGGCACTCGTCGTCGAAGAGCTCGATCTGAAGAAACAAGCTTGCTTCCTCGggggtgccggcgccggcggtaGAGGCGAGCAAGTCCTGGCGGCCCTGCACCTGCGTGCCAGCCAGCGATGGGACCACCGGGAACTGCGTGAAGACCGCCAGCTTCATCCAGCACATAGTGCGGGCTGGCCGTGTGATGTGGCTCACGTAGCAGGTGCCCGAAAGTGCCGAGCCGGGGGTCACAGTGCCCCCAAGGCGCCGCGTCGACAGGGGGTTCATCACGCACGTTGCCTCTCTGCAGATGTACCCGTGAGCTTGTGTGCCGGTGACGAGCggtgagagagcgagagcgcacCAATGCAGCGGTGCGTACGAGCCACTgggcagagagaagcgaaaGGGATACGGAGAACGACAGCAAGAACAGAGTACTCGATCATGTgggcgagaggggggggtCGGGGTGAGGAGGCtacgaggagagagagagaggctgaAAAGACAAGAGAGGTGGATGCCGGGGGAAGGTGGGAgtgtggagctgctgctcacatCACGCAGGCGCGTCTGCCTCAGCCCTTTCAAGTGAGCATCCAACGCCTTCCTTGGGTTTCACTGCGAtcgacacacgcgtgcagtCGACATACAGACCccaccacgcgcgcgctctctcgccctcgcctGCCAATGACAAGCGGCAGTCCCACCGAGACACCGGGCGAACACTCGATTCTTGCGCGTCCCCACTCTTTGCGAACATGCGTCTCTCCGTCGCCACACCTGCCCTCCCCGCCATCTAAC is a window encoding:
- a CDS encoding putative 60S ribosomal protein L39; translation: MGRFKPLAVKKKYAKKMNQNKPVPYWIRLRTGNRIKWNEKRRHWRRTKLNY
- the CYP13 gene encoding putative cyclophilin 13, which codes for MNPLSTRRLGGTVTPGSALSGTCYVSHITRPARTMCWMKLAVFTQFPVVPSLAGTQVQGRQDLLASTAGAGTPEEASLFLQIELFDDECPQLCANFRRLCNGQSSTRQGQVYCFQGLTPSYCGTYFHKIIPSYCVQGGDITMRVKPGGTNSYSSAGRTWLPDEFKKRRHNEIGLVSMANNGPNSNGSQFFITTSAAHERAFNGRHCCIGHVVRGLDAFIALVAPFGNIEGHPSKYAVVVDCGEGEAPTLMSASSSPAAVFQASMAISETGTAGSSPAADSRSVSVEEAPAELDAHYCEQPPQLQLQHRQAADGTGVMAALSPSDAAAAAAPLSISPAQPLKSSLKEKTTAVSEAAKTHAKHVTYQL
- a CDS encoding putative delta-coat protein: MTVISAGVVNKQGRIVLARQFTDISRVRIEGLLSAFPRLLESSMSKQVTYIDAGTVRYVYQPIEELFLVLVTTTKSNIVEDLATLHLMGRLIPEYVPEGITEASLEAHSFEVFFALDEVVVCGKRENSTVEQIRVYLEMDSYEERMALEEKQRQIAEAKKITAEHARKMREQRMAGGGPTGGMYGGISSDDPNYGGFGSSSAAGGNMSLYTGGVGGMETTYPAPSATISSHTSAPLKMAAAPRSGMCLGKARKTDITSKIQKEMGITASQAPDALGEASDPVAMGRNAVELPVAMVPQEAVNITVEEKMSATLQREGEPTPIDIKGELTVLVADPQQDHIKLMLAPVSDAFTFRAHAKVNKTLFASDQVLTMADGKPFPVQQPVTILRWRLSNSSVTAPINFTCWPESSSITIEYEVADPNTRPLQPVRLVIPLYGASLQDVQPSTGTYQAVDGQHVIWTIDVVDGHQNTSGNIEIVADSDHGASGEELFFPIRVALSSQVSIAHVNVVEVVSTQNGNAVPFSQQLRLVSDNVQVL